From the genome of Flavobacterium luteolum, one region includes:
- a CDS encoding aminotransferase class V-fold PLP-dependent enzyme, which translates to MNSKNSTMTLETYFQEFRKNIVGINQEFTSPYGRKSIIYTDWTASGRLYRPIEEKLLNQFGPFVANTHTETTVSGTAMTKAYHHARHIIKRHVNANNDDVLITDGTGMTGVINKFQRILGLKIPENLKSFTNVPAEKKPIVFISHMEHHSNQTSWLETIADVEIIPSCEKGLFNLENLEGLLEKYKDRTIKIASITACSNVTGLRTPFHEAAKLMHQYNGVCFVDFACSGPYVEIDMHPSDPEAYLDAVFMSPHKFLGGPGTSGVLIFNKKLYKNMIPDCPGGGTVSWTNPWGEHKYIDNIEDREDGGTPGFLQVIKTALAIELKEEMGIENIMEREHEIVDYVFSELEPISNIKILAGQHKERLGVISFFIDDLHFNLGVKILNDRFGIQTRGGCSCAGTYGHYLLHVDQETSNKLVNEITIGDLIKKPGWIRMSIHPTTTDDEIAFVCNSIKELAANHKTWALDYSYDKNRNEFIHKDATSFEDELVESWFKS; encoded by the coding sequence ATGAATAGCAAAAATAGTACCATGACACTGGAAACTTATTTTCAGGAATTTAGAAAGAATATTGTCGGTATAAATCAAGAATTTACTTCGCCTTATGGCAGAAAATCAATAATTTACACAGATTGGACTGCCAGCGGAAGGTTATATCGTCCGATTGAGGAAAAACTATTAAATCAGTTTGGACCTTTTGTAGCCAATACTCACACTGAAACTACTGTATCTGGTACTGCTATGACAAAAGCATACCATCATGCAAGACATATTATTAAACGTCATGTAAATGCTAATAATGACGATGTTTTAATTACTGATGGAACTGGAATGACTGGAGTCATCAATAAATTCCAGCGTATTTTAGGATTGAAAATTCCTGAAAACTTAAAGAGTTTTACAAATGTTCCAGCCGAGAAAAAGCCAATTGTTTTTATTTCGCACATGGAGCACCATTCTAATCAAACTTCTTGGTTAGAGACTATTGCCGATGTGGAGATTATTCCATCTTGCGAAAAAGGTCTTTTTAATTTAGAAAACCTTGAAGGTTTATTGGAAAAATATAAAGATAGAACTATCAAAATTGCTTCTATTACTGCTTGTTCGAATGTTACAGGTTTAAGAACTCCTTTTCATGAAGCTGCAAAACTAATGCATCAATATAATGGTGTGTGTTTTGTTGATTTTGCTTGTTCAGGCCCTTATGTAGAAATTGATATGCATCCATCTGACCCAGAAGCTTATTTAGATGCTGTTTTTATGTCACCTCACAAATTCTTAGGTGGTCCTGGAACTTCTGGAGTTTTAATTTTCAATAAAAAATTATACAAAAATATGATTCCTGATTGTCCTGGCGGAGGAACTGTAAGCTGGACAAATCCTTGGGGAGAACATAAATATATTGATAACATTGAAGATCGAGAAGATGGTGGAACACCTGGATTTCTACAAGTTATCAAAACTGCTTTGGCAATTGAGCTAAAAGAAGAAATGGGAATTGAAAACATAATGGAGCGTGAGCATGAGATCGTTGACTATGTTTTCTCTGAATTAGAACCAATTTCGAATATTAAAATTTTAGCAGGACAGCACAAAGAGCGCCTTGGTGTAATTTCGTTTTTTATTGATGATCTTCACTTTAATTTAGGAGTTAAAATCTTAAATGATCGTTTTGGAATCCAAACTAGAGGAGGATGCAGTTGTGCAGGAACTTATGGTCATTACTTATTGCATGTTGATCAAGAAACTTCTAATAAATTGGTTAATGAAATTACGATTGGGGATTTAATCAAAAAGCCGGGATGGATTAGAATGTCAATTCACCCAACGACAACTGATGACGAAATTGCTTTTGTTTGTAATAGTATCAAAGAATTGGCCGCAAACCATAAAACTTGGGCTTTAGATTATTCTTACGATAAAAATCGAAATGAGTTTATTCATAAGGATGCAACTTCGTTTGAAGATGAATTAGTGGAAAGCTGGTTTAAATCTTAG
- the msrA gene encoding peptide-methionine (S)-S-oxide reductase MsrA, with product MENLSVATFGGGCFWCIEAVIQRLKGVESIKSGYSDGFIKNPAYREVCTGRTGHAEVIQVTFNPDIISYHDLIFIFMTSHDPTTLNRQGGDSGTQYRSIILYHDDTQKEIAEKVFEEVQPAYADPIVTQLKPFEVFYEAEDYHQNYYNENQEVGYCQVVIDPKIQKLKKMYADRLIG from the coding sequence ATGGAAAATTTATCAGTAGCTACCTTTGGTGGCGGATGTTTTTGGTGTATAGAAGCTGTAATTCAGCGTTTAAAAGGTGTAGAATCAATAAAATCTGGATATTCGGACGGATTTATAAAGAATCCAGCTTATCGCGAAGTATGTACAGGAAGAACAGGACATGCCGAAGTAATACAAGTGACTTTTAATCCTGACATAATTTCATATCATGACTTAATTTTCATATTCATGACAAGTCATGATCCAACAACATTAAATCGCCAAGGTGGTGACAGTGGAACGCAATACCGTTCTATAATCTTATACCATGATGACACTCAAAAAGAGATTGCAGAAAAGGTTTTTGAAGAAGTTCAGCCTGCTTACGCAGATCCAATTGTAACGCAATTAAAACCTTTTGAAGTTTTTTACGAAGCAGAAGATTATCATCAGAATTATTATAATGAAAATCAAGAAGTGGGATATTGCCAAGTTGTAATTGATCCAAAAATTCAAAAACTTAAAAAAATGTACGCTGACCGATTGATTGGATAA
- a CDS encoding protein adenylyltransferase SelO has translation MKNLKINNRFTVELPADPDLANEIRQVKNTLFSYVNPTKPSNPKLIHASEEVAALVGISKDEIQSEEFLNAFSGKEILPETKPFAMCYAGHQFGNWAGQLGDGRAINLTEVENNGEFYTLQLKGAGKTPYSRTADGLAVLRSSIREYLCAEAMYNLGVPTTRSLSLILSGDQVLRDILYNGNPAYEKGAIVCRVAPSFIRFGSYEMLTARNELKNLKQFVEFTIKHYFPEITGEPKEQYLQFFQKVADTTREMILHWQRVGFVHGVMNTDNMSIHGITIDYGPYGWLENYDPDWTPNTTDSQNRRYRFGNQPQVAQWNLFQLANALYPLINEAAPLEKILDTFITDFKSNYKTMFLSKLGIFTSSETDDKIIKGLEEILQLSETDMTIFFRNLSKIKREDSVEQAFEKIEYAFYIPEEIKENILDAWQKWFTVYLKRLNAEELTDDERSEKMNQINPKYVLRNYMAQLAIDAADKEDYSLVNELFQLLKNPYDEQPESEKWFAKRPDWARTKVGCSMLSCSS, from the coding sequence ATGAAAAATTTAAAAATAAATAATCGATTTACTGTCGAACTACCAGCAGATCCAGACTTGGCTAATGAAATTCGTCAGGTTAAAAACACGTTGTTTTCATACGTAAATCCGACAAAACCCTCAAATCCAAAATTGATTCATGCCTCTGAAGAAGTTGCAGCATTAGTTGGCATTTCTAAAGATGAAATTCAATCAGAAGAATTTCTAAATGCATTTTCTGGGAAAGAAATTCTTCCAGAAACAAAACCGTTTGCCATGTGTTATGCGGGGCACCAATTCGGAAATTGGGCTGGACAATTAGGAGATGGACGTGCCATTAACTTAACAGAAGTTGAAAATAATGGTGAGTTTTATACATTACAATTGAAAGGAGCAGGAAAAACTCCCTATTCTAGAACTGCAGATGGTTTGGCCGTTTTGCGTTCTTCGATAAGAGAATACTTATGTGCTGAAGCCATGTACAATTTAGGCGTTCCTACTACCCGATCGCTTTCGCTTATTCTATCTGGAGATCAAGTTTTACGAGATATTTTATATAACGGAAATCCTGCTTATGAAAAAGGTGCCATTGTCTGTCGTGTAGCCCCATCTTTCATTCGCTTTGGAAGTTATGAAATGCTTACTGCCAGAAACGAACTGAAAAATCTTAAACAATTTGTCGAATTTACAATTAAGCATTATTTCCCTGAAATTACTGGAGAACCAAAAGAGCAATATTTGCAGTTTTTCCAGAAAGTTGCTGACACGACTCGTGAAATGATTTTGCATTGGCAACGCGTCGGATTTGTTCATGGTGTAATGAATACCGATAATATGTCTATTCACGGAATCACGATTGATTATGGCCCGTACGGCTGGCTTGAAAATTATGATCCGGACTGGACGCCAAACACAACCGACAGTCAAAATAGAAGATACCGTTTCGGAAATCAGCCTCAAGTGGCACAGTGGAATTTGTTTCAATTGGCAAATGCTCTTTATCCATTAATCAATGAAGCAGCGCCTTTAGAAAAAATCTTAGATACGTTTATAACTGATTTTAAAAGTAACTACAAAACAATGTTTTTAAGCAAATTAGGAATATTTACTTCAAGTGAAACTGATGATAAAATTATTAAAGGTTTGGAAGAAATTCTGCAGTTATCAGAAACCGATATGACTATCTTTTTTAGAAATCTTAGTAAAATTAAAAGAGAGGATTCTGTAGAACAAGCATTCGAAAAAATAGAATACGCATTTTACATTCCAGAAGAAATAAAAGAAAATATTCTAGATGCTTGGCAAAAATGGTTTACCGTTTATTTGAAAAGATTGAATGCAGAAGAACTTACGGATGATGAACGTTCAGAAAAAATGAATCAGATTAATCCGAAATATGTACTTCGGAACTATATGGCACAATTAGCCATTGATGCTGCAGATAAAGAGGATTATTCTTTAGTTAATGAACTATTCCAGCTTCTGAAAAATCCATATGATGAACAGCCAGAATCTGAGAAATGGTTTGCAAAACGTCCTGATTGGGCAAGAACAAAAGTTGGCTGTTCAATGTTGTCTTGTAGTTCTTAA
- a CDS encoding YpdA family putative bacillithiol disulfide reductase: protein MTESIYDLVIVGGGPIGLACAIEAEKKKLSYLIIEKGAIVNSIFNYPLYMTFFSTAERLEIGEIPFNCLAPKPGRQEALEYYRNIHRYFKFNINLFEKVLDVQKNEGIFKIATDKQNYESKNVIIATGFYDIPIQMNVLGENLAKVRHYYKEAHEYAFRKVLVVGANNSSVDAALECWRKGAEVTMVIRKNEINSRVKYWVKPDIENRIAEGSIKAYFESNITEISEDEVEIQTPNGKVTIKNDFVLALTGYKPDLNFLEKIGIQLSNDELKIPVYNPETMETNVEGLFLAGVVCGGMQTHKWFIENSRIHANMIINHITTK, encoded by the coding sequence ATGACAGAATCAATATATGACCTTGTAATTGTGGGCGGCGGACCAATTGGTCTGGCTTGTGCAATAGAAGCCGAAAAGAAAAAATTAAGCTATTTAATTATAGAAAAAGGGGCAATCGTTAATAGTATTTTTAATTATCCGCTCTATATGACCTTTTTCTCTACCGCAGAAAGATTGGAAATTGGCGAAATTCCGTTTAACTGTTTGGCACCAAAACCAGGACGTCAGGAAGCTTTGGAGTATTATCGAAATATTCATCGTTACTTTAAATTCAATATCAATTTATTTGAAAAAGTACTTGATGTACAGAAAAATGAAGGCATTTTTAAGATAGCAACTGATAAGCAAAATTACGAATCTAAGAATGTTATAATCGCAACTGGTTTCTATGATATTCCTATTCAAATGAATGTTTTAGGCGAAAACCTTGCAAAAGTTCGCCATTATTATAAAGAAGCACATGAGTATGCTTTTAGAAAAGTTTTGGTAGTAGGCGCTAATAATTCGTCTGTAGACGCTGCTTTGGAATGCTGGAGAAAAGGAGCAGAGGTGACTATGGTAATTCGTAAAAACGAAATTAATAGTCGCGTAAAATATTGGGTAAAACCAGATATTGAAAATCGTATTGCCGAAGGAAGTATTAAAGCTTATTTTGAGTCAAATATTACTGAAATAAGTGAAGATGAAGTAGAAATTCAAACTCCAAACGGAAAGGTTACAATTAAAAATGATTTTGTTCTAGCACTAACAGGCTACAAACCGGATTTGAATTTTCTGGAAAAAATTGGAATTCAGCTTTCTAATGACGAATTGAAAATCCCGGTTTACAATCCAGAAACGATGGAAACTAATGTAGAAGGTTTATTTCTTGCTGGAGTAGTTTGTGGTGGAATGCAGACCCATAAATGGTTTATAGAGAACTCTAGAATTCATGCTAATATGATTATAAATCATATTACTACGAAATAA
- a CDS encoding CYTH domain-containing protein, with amino-acid sequence MIEIERKFLVKSDDFKKQAFTQNKIAQGYLSSAPERTVRVRIKGEKGFITIKGISHSSGMSRFEWENEIPLDEAQELLKLCEKGKIEKTRYEIKSGEHVFEVDEFYGENEGLVMAEIELNSEDEVFEKPDWLGEEVTNDERYYNAYLSKNPFKDWQK; translated from the coding sequence ATGATCGAAATAGAAAGAAAGTTTCTTGTGAAATCTGATGACTTCAAGAAGCAAGCTTTTACTCAGAATAAAATTGCTCAGGGCTATTTGAGTTCTGCGCCAGAGCGCACCGTTAGGGTTAGAATTAAAGGAGAGAAGGGTTTTATAACCATAAAAGGAATAAGCCATAGTAGTGGTATGTCGCGTTTTGAATGGGAAAATGAAATTCCGTTAGATGAAGCGCAAGAATTATTAAAATTGTGCGAAAAGGGTAAGATTGAAAAAACGCGCTATGAAATAAAATCTGGAGAGCATGTATTTGAAGTTGATGAATTTTATGGCGAAAATGAAGGTTTAGTAATGGCCGAAATTGAATTAAACTCTGAAGATGAAGTTTTTGAAAAACCGGATTGGCTTGGAGAAGAAGTTACCAACGACGAGAGATATTATAATGCTTATTTGAGTAAAAATCCTTTTAAAGACTGGCAGAAATAA
- a CDS encoding OmpA family protein — translation MSKKALYLLGIAITIILGTFLYLKFCCNCCEKTTTDIAPKTVTTTVAEPNFVPFVLNGPGINYQTNDNLKFLKNSAKLIMPVSDSVTTGLDNLKKFLEANPKQKITITGYATSDETNSTTFENLGLARANDVKNYFVSKGLLENQFSTKGTIIDKWKMSGDTLLGPAEYLFEAIDTTAAPNDEWSALKAKINADPLILHFNTNKSSEKLSAAEKQKVTDIAKYAENVKDAVIVVIGHSDNVGNRDSNIVLAQKRADFSKDYLSKNGIDNTRIETQSKGPDEPIGDNNTADGKAANRRTVITIK, via the coding sequence ATGTCTAAAAAAGCACTTTATTTGTTAGGCATTGCAATAACCATCATTTTGGGTACTTTTTTATATCTGAAATTTTGTTGCAATTGCTGTGAGAAAACCACAACGGACATTGCTCCAAAAACAGTGACCACTACTGTTGCAGAGCCTAATTTTGTTCCGTTTGTATTAAATGGTCCCGGAATTAATTATCAGACAAATGATAATTTAAAGTTCCTTAAAAACAGTGCAAAGCTTATTATGCCTGTCAGTGATTCGGTCACAACTGGTCTTGATAACTTAAAGAAATTCTTAGAGGCAAATCCGAAACAGAAAATTACGATAACCGGTTATGCGACTTCAGACGAGACAAATTCGACGACTTTTGAAAATCTAGGTCTCGCAAGGGCAAATGATGTCAAGAATTACTTTGTTTCAAAGGGATTATTAGAAAATCAGTTTTCTACGAAAGGTACCATTATAGATAAATGGAAAATGAGTGGAGATACCCTTCTAGGGCCTGCTGAATATTTATTTGAAGCTATTGATACAACGGCTGCTCCAAATGATGAATGGAGTGCATTGAAAGCAAAAATAAACGCAGATCCGTTAATTCTCCATTTTAATACAAATAAATCTAGCGAGAAATTAAGTGCTGCCGAAAAACAAAAAGTTACTGATATTGCTAAATATGCAGAGAATGTGAAAGATGCTGTGATTGTGGTAATTGGACATTCTGACAATGTTGGAAACCGTGACTCAAACATTGTTTTAGCACAAAAAAGAGCCGATTTTTCAAAAGATTATCTTTCTAAAAACGGAATTGATAATACCAGAATTGAAACGCAATCTAAAGGTCCAGACGAACCTATTGGCGATAACAATACGGCTGACGGAAAGGCTGCAAATAGAAGAACTGTAATTACCATTAAATAA
- a CDS encoding o-succinylbenzoate synthase gives MKASYHKYLLDFKRPSGTSRGVMTEKETWFIILEENGKKGIGECGILRGLSADDREDYEEKLKWACDNIHLGETVLWNALLEFPSIQFGIEMAFLSLKSENPFILFPSDFTKNTASIPINGLVWMGEAAFMKQQIEEKLADGFDCIKLKIGAIDFNKELELLQFIRSHFSAEEIEIRVDANGAFSLTEALDKLNQLSQFQLHSIEQPIKKGNVLEMAKLCEQTPFPIALDEELIGVFSLEEKEKLLQEIKPQYIILKPSFIGGFRGTQEWITLAEKYNIGWWITSALESNIGLNAIAQWTYTLHSDMPQGLGTGALYTNNIDCPLEVKNGKLWYNSKLEWQSDFF, from the coding sequence ATGAAAGCATCGTACCATAAATATTTACTAGATTTTAAACGTCCGTCAGGAACTTCCAGAGGAGTTATGACCGAGAAAGAAACTTGGTTTATAATCTTGGAAGAAAACGGAAAAAAAGGAATAGGAGAGTGCGGTATACTTCGTGGTTTAAGCGCTGACGATCGCGAAGATTATGAAGAAAAGCTAAAATGGGCTTGTGATAATATTCATTTAGGTGAAACAGTACTTTGGAATGCTTTATTAGAGTTTCCTTCTATACAATTTGGAATAGAAATGGCTTTTTTGTCTCTTAAAAGTGAAAATCCATTTATTCTATTTCCTTCTGATTTTACAAAAAATACAGCTTCAATTCCTATTAATGGACTAGTTTGGATGGGTGAAGCAGCTTTCATGAAACAGCAGATTGAAGAAAAATTAGCTGATGGTTTTGATTGCATAAAACTTAAAATTGGCGCTATTGATTTTAATAAAGAATTAGAATTATTGCAATTTATAAGAAGCCATTTTTCAGCAGAAGAAATAGAAATCAGAGTAGATGCTAACGGAGCTTTTTCTTTAACAGAAGCTTTAGATAAGTTAAATCAATTGAGTCAATTTCAGCTTCATAGTATAGAACAGCCAATTAAAAAAGGGAATGTATTAGAAATGGCTAAACTGTGTGAGCAGACACCTTTTCCAATTGCTTTAGACGAAGAGCTAATTGGTGTATTTTCATTAGAAGAAAAAGAAAAATTACTCCAGGAAATTAAGCCTCAATATATCATTTTAAAACCAAGTTTTATCGGTGGTTTCCGTGGCACTCAAGAATGGATTACGCTAGCTGAAAAATATAATATTGGCTGGTGGATCACTTCAGCGTTAGAAAGTAATATTGGATTAAATGCTATTGCGCAATGGACATACACCTTGCATTCAGATATGCCACAAGGTTTAGGAACTGGAGCATTATATACTAATAATATAGATTGTCCTCTCGAAGTTAAAAATGGAAAACTTTGGTACAATTCTAAACTAGAATGGCAATCGGATTTTTTCTAA
- a CDS encoding tetratricopeptide repeat protein, whose product MKSVAIKASSQNTTFKQILLLLFIATSYNAFAQKDGYWDKERATTKEIMVPARDRISIPTEDLPVGTTEIVYRITLLDKNQEMANSLVSLLKAIPDPTGVSQGSAGAVFLMSKISGDDECTYSIFTSNENAKKYVADGKIDKACYSQAEPVSKDAKRLSVNKSSCLKENIGTIWFGFESKNWLLSQKVVLEVVPWVDTKLNRGWNQDNKNEIISLCKTSTMAQKMANSDDFCVCILNKIMKQYRYDEFQKLLAVEKTKVYKDFGNSCYKDADISKNVFNDLRAQTASLIKAQKYNEAIPKLNTIVNEGKATALDYSWLGYCYILTKQYAKALKVLQEGEKLDDTELLVKLNLAHTYLVSDDYSAAKAIYKKYQAQNVTDSLSWIAKTKLDFAEFEKAGLPSKDFERILKLYN is encoded by the coding sequence GTGAAATCTGTGGCAATTAAAGCATCATCACAAAATACAACTTTCAAACAAATCCTTTTATTACTATTTATCGCGACTTCTTATAACGCTTTTGCGCAAAAAGACGGTTATTGGGACAAAGAACGTGCAACAACCAAAGAAATTATGGTTCCCGCACGCGATAGAATTTCTATACCAACAGAAGATTTACCAGTTGGAACTACAGAAATTGTATATAGAATCACACTTTTAGATAAAAATCAGGAAATGGCCAATAGTTTGGTTTCCTTATTAAAAGCAATTCCAGATCCAACAGGAGTTAGTCAAGGTTCAGCAGGTGCTGTTTTCTTGATGTCCAAGATTTCCGGCGATGACGAGTGCACGTATTCCATTTTTACATCCAATGAAAATGCAAAAAAATACGTTGCAGACGGTAAAATTGACAAAGCTTGCTATTCTCAAGCAGAACCTGTCAGCAAAGACGCCAAAAGATTATCTGTCAATAAATCGTCTTGTTTAAAAGAAAATATTGGCACAATCTGGTTCGGTTTTGAAAGCAAGAACTGGCTTCTAAGTCAAAAAGTAGTTTTAGAAGTAGTGCCTTGGGTAGATACAAAATTAAACCGTGGTTGGAACCAAGACAATAAAAATGAGATTATAAGCTTATGTAAAACTTCCACAATGGCACAAAAAATGGCCAATTCGGATGATTTTTGCGTTTGCATCTTAAACAAAATCATGAAACAATATCGTTATGACGAGTTTCAAAAATTATTAGCTGTCGAGAAAACAAAAGTCTACAAAGATTTCGGAAACAGCTGTTATAAAGATGCTGATATTTCTAAAAACGTATTCAACGATTTAAGAGCGCAAACAGCTTCTTTAATCAAAGCCCAAAAATATAACGAAGCAATTCCGAAATTAAATACAATTGTAAACGAAGGAAAAGCAACTGCATTAGATTACAGCTGGTTGGGCTATTGTTACATTTTGACAAAACAATATGCAAAAGCATTAAAAGTACTTCAAGAGGGCGAAAAATTGGATGATACAGAATTATTAGTCAAATTGAATCTGGCACATACTTATTTAGTAAGCGATGACTATAGCGCTGCCAAAGCGATTTACAAAAAGTATCAGGCGCAAAATGTAACAGACAGTTTAAGCTGGATTGCAAAAACAAAACTTGATTTTGCCGAATTTGAAAAAGCTGGTTTACCTTCAAAAGATTTTGAAAGAATCTTAAAATTATATAATTAA
- a CDS encoding metal-dependent hydrolase codes for MKITYYGHASLGIEVGGKYIIVDPFITGNPQAASINLSTIKADYILLTHAHADHVLDVEAIAKNTNAVIVSNAEIASHYAKKGFNSHPMNHGGSWKFDFGKVKYVNAIHSSSFPDGSYGGNPGGFVIEGEHKNIYIAGDTALTYDMKLIPLRTKLDLVILPIGNNFTMDVEDAIIASDFVECDKVLGYHYDTFGYIEINHEEAIRKFFDKGKDLMLLPIGDSIEL; via the coding sequence ATGAAAATTACATACTACGGACACGCTTCATTAGGAATTGAAGTAGGAGGGAAATACATTATTGTAGACCCATTTATTACCGGAAATCCACAAGCTGCTTCAATCAATCTGAGTACAATCAAAGCAGATTATATTTTATTGACACATGCGCATGCTGATCACGTTTTGGATGTTGAAGCCATTGCAAAAAACACAAATGCAGTTATTGTTTCAAATGCAGAAATTGCAAGCCATTATGCAAAAAAAGGATTCAATTCGCATCCAATGAATCACGGAGGAAGCTGGAAATTTGATTTCGGAAAAGTAAAATATGTAAATGCAATTCACTCAAGCAGTTTTCCTGACGGTTCTTACGGCGGAAATCCTGGAGGTTTTGTAATTGAGGGCGAACATAAAAATATCTATATCGCTGGAGACACAGCTTTGACTTACGATATGAAATTGATTCCGCTTCGCACAAAACTAGATTTAGTGATTCTTCCAATCGGAAACAATTTTACAATGGATGTTGAAGATGCTATTATTGCTTCAGATTTTGTAGAATGCGACAAAGTTTTAGGATATCACTATGATACTTTTGGTTATATCGAAATCAATCATGAAGAAGCAATTCGTAAATTCTTCGATAAAGGAAAAGATTTAATGCTTTTACCAATAGGAGATTCTATTGAATTATAA
- the menA gene encoding 1,4-dihydroxy-2-naphthoate octaprenyltransferase produces the protein MKHWIEAARLRTLPLSVSGIIVGSIYALSNPTETINTPTEVFSWKVFGFALLTTLGLQVLSNFANDYGDGVKGTDNEDRVGPQRAIQSGVITPQAMKKAIIITSFFTLLSAIILIYFAFGKDNFGYSIFFLLLGIAAIISAIRYTVGNSAYGYRGLGDLFVFIFFGLVSTLGVNFLYAKEVDPLLILPAVAIGLLSVGVLNLNNMRDQESDKKSGKNTIVVQIGAQNAKKYHFFLIITAMILVIAFAILSDYNFDQYLFLLAYIPLTKHLITVYKNQDPKLLDPELKKLALSTFLLSILLTVCMISLISDIIVNLFLGGR, from the coding sequence ATGAAACATTGGATTGAAGCCGCGAGATTACGCACATTACCTTTATCAGTTTCCGGAATTATAGTTGGAAGCATTTATGCTTTGTCAAATCCAACAGAAACTATTAACACTCCAACAGAAGTATTCAGCTGGAAAGTTTTTGGTTTTGCCTTATTGACAACATTAGGATTACAGGTATTATCCAATTTTGCAAACGATTATGGAGATGGAGTAAAAGGTACTGATAATGAAGATCGAGTAGGGCCGCAACGCGCTATTCAAAGTGGGGTTATTACGCCTCAAGCAATGAAAAAAGCCATTATTATTACTTCTTTTTTTACTTTGCTGTCTGCTATAATCTTGATCTATTTTGCCTTTGGAAAGGATAATTTCGGTTATTCTATCTTTTTTCTTTTGTTAGGAATTGCCGCTATTATTTCTGCAATTCGTTACACAGTAGGTAATTCTGCTTACGGTTACAGAGGATTAGGAGATTTATTCGTTTTTATTTTCTTCGGACTAGTGAGCACTTTAGGAGTGAACTTTTTATACGCAAAAGAAGTAGATCCGCTTTTAATTCTTCCAGCTGTTGCCATCGGATTATTGAGCGTTGGAGTTTTAAACCTAAACAATATGCGTGATCAAGAATCTGATAAAAAATCAGGAAAAAATACAATCGTAGTACAGATTGGGGCTCAAAATGCTAAAAAATATCACTTCTTCTTGATTATCACTGCAATGATTTTGGTTATTGCATTTGCTATCTTAAGCGATTATAACTTTGATCAGTATTTGTTTTTACTGGCTTATATTCCATTAACAAAACATTTAATCACAGTTTACAAAAATCAAGATCCAAAATTATTAGATCCAGAATTAAAAAAACTTGCATTAAGCACATTCTTGCTTTCTATATTACTTACAGTATGCATGATTTCTTTGATTTCAGACATTATTGTAAACCTCTTTTTAGGAGGAAGATAA